In the genome of Haloferax marinisediminis, the window GGTATCGCGATGGAGAACTCGGGGGCCGCTGAACTCCTCGCCGAGATGGTCGTCATGAGTGGTGAGTTTCTCCCACTGCTCGCAGTCCTCGGCGTGTTCTACTTCGTGACGGCGCTGTTGACGAACGTCATCTCGAACAACGCGAGCGTCGTTCTCATGATTCCCGTCGCAATCGAGGCGGCGACGACACTCGGTGCGCGTCCGTTCTCGTTCGTCCTCGCAGTGATGTTCGCCGCGTCGACCGCGTTCATGACGCCGGTTGGCTACCAGACGAACCTGTTCGTCTACGGTCCGGGTGGCTACAAGTTCACGGACTACATGCGCGTCGGCGGCCCGCTCCAACTGGTTCTCGGGTCGTGACGACCGTCGGTGTGGCGTACTTCTTCCCACTGACCTGACGAATCAGAACGAAACCCTTTACACTAAGACGAAAAGAGGAGTATATGCGGGACCGTGGGTTAGCCTGGTATACTTCGGGCCTTGGGTGCCCGTGACCCCGGTTCAAATCCGGGCGGTCCCATACCCATTAAGGGGAATTCGGCTTATTTTGCCGGTTTTAACAGCCAACAGCGGTGGTTGGCGTGATGCTCCTCTCCCTCGAGGCCCAGCCTCGTGAGTGTGAGTATTGCGGGTCGCACGTCACCCACAACTTCTGTCGCGTCTACGGCGATTCTGAGGACCGCGTACACCGATGCCGAGAGTGCGACACCGCCGTTCGGATTCAGCGAGGGTCTGCAGCCGGCCGTGACGTTCCAACGCCGGACCCGCAAGAGTCACCCGGTCGTCACGGTGGGCAGCCAGAGAGGTGGTCGAAGTGACGCCTGTCGACTTCGTCCGCGCCTCGAAGCTCTACCACGTCGAGAGTCAGACGGCCGTTCGTCACCCTGCTCTCGACGCGACTGACGCCGACGTTCGTCGAGCGGTCGGAGGTGACACGGCGTGACCGTCGAGTGTCCAACCTGCGGCCACGACAGCGAAAAGCTGCATCGTTGCGAGCGGTGCGGCCGTGACCTCGTCGGAGATGACCGCCAATGAGCCACGTAGCCTCTGCACCCCACGAGACTCGTGGCAACCTACTGTACACGGAGTACGAAGACTCGCCCTACTGGGCCGTCCGCCAGCTGTACAACCACATCGACGGCGGTGCGAAAGGAATCGAGGTAGAAATACCACGCTACGACGCGCCGGGAACAGAGGTTTGGACGGTTTCACTCGGGTTCCACGAGTCCGGGCTGTCTCCCTCGAAACGTGATACCGTCAACTCGCTCCTCGAGTACGACATCAACGCCTACGGTGAGGGACAGCGAAAACTCCCGATTATCATTCAACCCCGACTCGGATGGGACGACGAGAACCGGCCAAACAGCGTTCCTGCGAACCTTGGCCGTTCGACCAACGTCAAACTGAACAACACGGTCAACGTCGAACTTGACGAGATTCCCCATCTCATTCGCGAGATATTACGTGCCGTCTGTGAGAGAGTCGGCTTTGACTGGTCTCGTCGGTACTTCACAGAGACACCTCACGAGTATTCGACCATCACCCAGCACGAGCGGTACATCCGCATCCTTCGGGACATGGCGAAGAAACTCGTCCACAGCGACGGGGTTTTCATGAAACTCTTCATGCTCGTCGCAGACCTGGAGGGGTCGCACGTCGTCTACGATTCGAACAACGAGAAGGTTGTTGGCTACAACCACCAACTCCGATTCGACCGCAAGGCCATCGAGGAGATTTCGAAGAATAGCCGTCATCGACCACGCGGGATGCAGCTCAAGCACTACCATCCCGAGCACGTGCGCAAGAAGTCGGGTGACGACCCACTGTACCACCCGAAGCTCGGTGCGCTCTACAAGAAGAATCTGAACCAAGACCAATCGGTTCGGTGGACCGACCGCCACGACCTCGTCGACGACCTGGAAGAGAAAATGATGAACGTGCTCGAGTGGGCCGGCATTCCAACGAATCCGGGGTCATGGTTCGTCGAAGACGACCACTTCGTTCCCGGAGAATCCGACCGGCGGATTGCGTTCTGGGACGACCCGACGCCGGAAATTGAGGCGTCGCAGGAGTCGGTTATCATCCGGACGCTCCAGGAGCTGGAAGACTCTGACCGCGACGTCCTCGAATACGTCGCCATGGCCGACGGGGGAACTGTCGACGGGGCAGCCGAAGAGACCGGGTGGTCCGAAGCGACCGTCTACCGCGTCCTTCAGCGACTCAGCGGCCTCCTCGACTGCGACAATCGTGTTGTCTCGTGGGTCTCCTCGAAGATGTCCCAACAGGTCCGCGAAATCGTCTCTGTCACCGAGGACGTCGTCGAGTCCAACGCACGACTCATCGAGAATGTCCTCTCTGTCGACCCACGTGACCTGGAACGCTCCGGCCGTGCTCTGCAGAACTGGCTCAATCGATACGGTGCTGAAGTCGTCCAGGGGATGGACGATCGCTCGAAGCGCGTGAAGATTCGCGTTCGGTCGATTCTAACCGAATCGAAGAACAGCACTGCGAAAGGCGAGTACCTACCCGACGTGATCGACGCAGGCTACTCCGCGTGGTGTGACGCCGGCCTCGACGCCGGTCGGTTCTACAACGCCATCATCGAATTCGACCAGGCGTACGGTCCAAAACAGTCCGCAATCGCGAGTCAGCACCTCAGATAGAGCGGCCCTCGTGAGTGGCAACACTACTCGTCGTCTCTTTCTTTTATATACTACACCTTGGTTTTCGCCCGGACCCGTGTTTCGGGTGGACCCTTCGACACCTGTGAGCGACGGCATCGCGCCGGTTCCGCGGCAGGTCGGTCGCACTGCGTGCGACCATCCCCTTAGCGAGTGTGACTAACGTCACAACTTTCAAAAAATAACCCTCCGGCTGTGTAGCTCCAGTTGACGCAGTCGAAAGGGGAGGGGCGAAGGGTTGCATGAAGAATTCGGAAGTTGATGCTTGAGTAACTTCCACGCTCGCTGATTACGCAGTGTGAAGCAGCAACAACCGAACCTATTCGACGCAGGAATGGAATTTGATTAGTCGTCGAACTCGTCCAGACTCGATTCTTTCCGGACGAACTCTTCGCGGGCTCTTTGATAGGCCAATTTTCCTGTCTCCTCGGGAACCATCCCATCAAAGAATTTGTCCTTCACCATGTCTTTGATCTCACCTGGGTCTTCTGACTCCCACATTATCCTAAAGTCACGCTCTTTAACCACGTCTGCGTCTGAATCCTTTATCATACCATAGTTCAGAGCGATCTCCAACAGTTCATCTATCCGCGAATCAACAACGCGGTCTATGTTCCGGCGGTTGGTCCCCAGATGGATTTTGGATTTGAATGTCCGCTCAAACTCTCGTTTTCTAAATTCCTTTGGTTCATCAACCGAGCCCATATTGTTTAAGTAGAGTTGGAGCAGCACTTCGCCGAGAGGAAACACTGGGTGACTGGTTAGGTGGAATCGAATATCGTCGTTCTCAGCAAGTGTTGGGTCGATTCCGTCCTCTCCTAATCTCCTCAAATTTGGATTTTCAACGTGGCCATCGTGGTATTTTATCGTCTTATCTTCCTCGTCTGCTTCAGGAGGCATTTCGGCCTCGATTAATTTCCAAACAGCATACTCGTCGGGATCTGTAGCAATCTTCATCACTTCCATGTCTGCATCGACAAGATCGATTGCTCGAGTGAACGTGAGATACTGAACTGACTGAATTGAAAGGTCTGAACACTGAATGTGTCTTTTTATTTTATCACGCCGTGACCCGGACTCGAGCAGGTCTTTGGTCGTGTTAATTTCATCAACCCAGTGTTGGTATTCCTCGCCACCTACATTACAAGAAACAAAACAGAGATGAACACCACTAGGTTGTTTTTTCGCTAGAAGTAACTCTGCTCCAGAGTCACCAAATTCACGAAGAGGGTTTATGATCGTTGTCTCAAATCCACTATCACTCCCCATTGCAGCGTCCTTAGGGGAAAACGCATTCACGATATCCCGGAAGAGGTTGTACTCTTGCTTACTTGTTGACTGAAAAGTCGTGACATAGCTTTTCCTTGCTCTCTCTTCGTCGATGCTGTCGTATTTTTTAGTGAATAACCGCTCAAAGGAGCGTTTGTCTCCTTTCCCCAGTTCAGCAAAATACCCGTCGTCGTATGGTTTTGGGTCCTTCATGCGACTTTCTTCGGGGTACATTCTGAGTCGAAGTGGTCACTCAAAAAGTTGAATATCCGAAGAGACTGGTCAATGTCAGTCAACTCTCTCGGGAACACCCGAACTTGGTTTCCTTTACTCTTGAGAGTGGTTCTCTCGTTAGTAGTTTCATCAATTAACTCTGCTTGGAAGGATTTGAATTCGGGGTACGCAGTATATTCTGAAACGCTGAATTCCCAAAAGTCGGTATCCATATGCGATTCGAAGTTCTCCAGGTTTTCCGCACTGATACCATCAGCAACCTCAACGGCCCAAGGAGTACTCACAGAGAACTTATCTTCTCCGAAGAATGCACTGTCTGCTTTTCCGTAGTGCCCAGTATTCGCGTACTTTTTCATCTCCTTGACACGTTCAACTTCTTTATTGAACTGCAGCCACAGTTCTTGGAGGCTACCATTGACGTGTACGAACGTACCGTCTGTTTTTATTTTGAATTTGAATTCGTTGGGCTTCTCAAAAACCATTATCTGAGGTAAAATCCCGTAATTATACCTCATCTCACGGTAGGTGTCCAGTCCATCGATAGCACGATACTGAATCGATCGTTCAGTTTCAGGACGACGTCGAGCGCTTATTTTCGAATCAGCAGAGCGTCTCGCACTGAAATATGGGACTAATATATTTTCGTGGTTTGCCACGATATCCTTCCGCAACTCGTCCAGCTCACGCTTGGAAAGCATTAGACGACCCAGGTGAGGCGTTTCGATCAGAAACTTTGAGATGGTGGGTGGAATTTGGTCCGTTTTGTTTGCGTTTGTAATGAACAGAGGAACATGGTCATCGAGGTAGACATAGCTGTAGACCGGTTCTTCATCAACTGTACTGTGTAGTAGATGGAGATCGCCGGACGAGTTAAGGATGCTAAAGCTAGACTGCACAAAGCCTAGGAACTCGTCCTTTCCGCCAGCCAGATTGTTAACTGCGCCAATTATGTTAAATTGGCCAGAGGCTTGCTCATTCTGATAAAGATAGTCAATATATTTAATGAGCGCAGCCTGGTCATCGAAGGACTCATCAATTATATCTAAGAAGTCCGACGACTGCTCAGGCATTAGACACCTCTTAGAGATGATTGCCCACTCTGGCGCTCAATACTTCTCATACCACATGATATGTATAGAGTCCGAATAGTTTTTCGGATATTCATCCTTCAACGAACTTACTTCGAGATACAATTTCAGCGCGAGTCTCTTCTAACTCACCAATATTGTCATACAGGTCCTCTTGTACAGTATCAGGGATCTCCTCAGACACATTCTCTGATTCACTAATCCGTTGGATTACGCCCTTGTATTTGGTCACTTTTGAGTAGAAATCCACCGCGTTCTCTAACTCAGACCCACGGAAAACCCCGCCTAATAGTCCGATATTTACTGCACTGGCTTCATACACCGTTGTCGGGATTGAGTCGGGAGAAGGCATATCATCAGGTTGTAATTGACGACCTGGAGGACGTTTGCTTAACCGCGCCATTTGATTAGCACAATCAGTAATTCCGGTCATTTGGCCGACTTCGGTGAGAAGGGCCCGCTTCAGCTTTTTTCTCTCCCAAACTTGCCTAGCAGAGTACACTAAGAATGCAGATACGAAGGACGCGGCAACTCCGATGATAGTAGAATCCGGTAGACTTGCAGAAGAGCTAGACTGAGCAACGATAGTTGGGAGCGTAACCATACTTATTGATATTCCTGATTCTTTTAAAATCTGAATGGTAATACCCGGCCAGTAACTACGGGTTCATCTCACCTTCAGTCTCAATCGACCTATGGAATGTCTCCAAGAAAAATCAAGAGCTAGGTAATTCAGATTCAATCTATCGACTAATGAGTAATCTATTCCATGGTTAAACAAAGATCCGCCGTGGATGGATTTTCACTTGCTCTGAGTTACGATGTCCACCTGAGCCGTAGAACCGCAGCCGCAGCGACGAGGCTTCGACAGAGCGCATATTTCGAACCCGAATTCCACCACCTCCAGCACCACCAGTAGCAGAGTAGAGCACGAACACGTACAAGCCACCTTCTCGCCGGAGTCGAGCATGGTAGTCCTCGAAAACCCGGAAACGACCGATTTTCCCGCTTCTCCGATTCACCATTGCAGCTTTGATTTCAACGGGGCGGCCGTCGTCGGTCTCAGCGTCCTGCCAAGATGAGTGCGCAGAGACAAGACCGTATCTCTGCCGAGCAGCACGCTCAGCGAGTGCACCGTAGTGGGCTGCTTTCTTACTCCGATTCGTCATGACCTTTGACCCACGACGTCTTCGCGCCGATCACCTCGAGGACAGAGAGCAAAATTCCGGTTCCACGGGGGACGGGCAACCACCGGGGTGCCGCCAATCGGCGCCACTGTGTAAGTAAGTATGCGACCACGGGGGGTGTGTGGTGGTGGTGATGGTCCAGAGTCGCTGTCGTCATGCGCTTTCTCCTTCTGGGGCCGCCACGAGGTCTCGATGTTGTCCCTTCTGCCACTCTCGGACTCTGTCGCCAACCCACGAGGTCGAGTATGGAACGAGGTATTCGGTGTCTTGGCTGTTCTCCTTGCCGATATCGGCGTAACTCATACCGTCGTCATCCCACGGACGGGCAGCACGGATTGCTGTCGAGATAGCTTCCTTCCGCCTCGCATCGTCGGCAGTCTCGACGTCCTCCTGGTCGTCGTCAGTCTCGTCCTCGAGGTCGACTGCGAACGAGGAAGCTTCGTGTTCGTCGTATCGTTCGGCAGTGTCGGTGATACCCTTGTACTCGGCTACTTCCTCGAATTTATCCGTCGTGCCAGTGGATTCGAGGATTTTCACGCGGCCGGGGTCTGCGCGAGATGGCTTCTCGAAGATTGCAGAGTAAAGTCGTCGGAGGTCCTTCGCGGTGTCTGCGCGGGTATGGCCGACGATGAGAACCGAGCCACGTTTCGCGTACTTGTCGCCGGTTTCCTTCTTCCGGACGTACTTGAGCGCCTTGGCGAATCGGTCGGCAGACTGTGCCTCAGCACCGCGCGAAGTGAGCGACTGACTCCCTTCATCAATTATCGCGAGGACAGGGCCATCGAAGTTCGCCATCTCGTCGAGCATCTCCCGAGCACCCGAGATGTGAGTTCCGCCGTTCCACTTGATGTTCGTGACCACCTTCCCGCCAGTGACGGCTTTCCAGATCCGACCGATATCGAGCGTCATCGCGGTCTTCCCCGAACCCGGTGGACCGAGTACGGCACCGATTGCTCCCTCGTCGGTGAGCATCCGGGCCATTCGGGTGAGCCCCTCATCGCCGTCTTTCGTCCTATCGACGAGACCAACCATCCCTTGTAACTGCGAGACGTTTCCGAACTCGTAGGCCGTGTTTATCGAGCGCGTCGAGGAGGACGAGATGATGATTTCGGCCATTCGAGTATCGAGGAAGTCACCCGCGCGGTCGGCCCAGAGTGAGCAGTAGTGGTTGAGGAGGTCGAGCGTGTGAGCGTCGTCGACGAGTCCGGCGAACCGGCGAACGTACTCAGGCCTCTTGTCTCCGAGCTCACCTCGGAGATAGGTTCGTCCCTGTGCGGCGGCATACTGGTCGTTTTTGCTATTGCTCATGGGCTTCCTCCGTCGTTGAGCATCGGGTCAACGGGCTCGAGGGCATCGCCGTCACCTTCGAACACCAGGTCCATTCCGGCGAGGTCGTCCTCGATATCGTCGCTGGCGTCGTCCGACGAGAGTCGGTCCGGTAAGAGGTCGTCCGGCAGCGTCTCGGCAATCACTTCGTCGATAGTCTGGCCACCCATGTTCGGTGCGAGGTGTCCCTCGAGGGCGGCGTTCTGTGCAGCCGCGCGTTGACGGTCAAGTATCCGCACTATCGAGATGAGGTTGTTCCGGATGTGCTGGCCGCGTCGGGCCTCCGGCTCGAGGTAGTTCATCATCTCGTTGATGATGTTGAGCGCCTCGTCGATGTCGTGGTGGCCGACGATGTGTGAATGTGGCCGCATCCCGCGCCACGTACCAACTGCGAGGTTTCGCTCGTCGTCGTAGTGGTAACACTCGTAGGCTTCGCCCTTGCTCTCAGTGAGAGGGTTGAGGCTTCCTGCCGCGACTTCCATCTCAGCAAATTGGTCCTCAGAGAGTTCCCAGTGCTCTACCTTCTCGTCGTTACCACCGTCGATGACGGCGAGCGAGACGGTCGGCGGGTCGGGTATGAGGTCGTCGATCTTCCCACTCGCGACGAGTGCCGCGATGCCTGCGATAACGAACATCCCGACTGCGAGCGGCGTCCACTGCGGGAGTGCCACGTCGCCAGCGTAGACGGCCACGGCACCGATTCCGCCGAGTTTGAGGGCATCGTCGCGCTTCATTAGAGCAACCTCTCTGCGGTCATCTCCTTGTCTTCGCGCTTCTTCTTCACGTACCGGAACGTCCCGGCGGCGGTGACGATTGCAGCACCACCGACGAGCGCGTTCGCGGTTCCCCACTTGACGGGGGGGTTCCCAGCTCGTACCGCATCACTTCGGAGCGCGACGATTCCGTCAGCGTTGCTCGAAGAGATAGTCACTGCGCTGGCTCCGTTGAAGTCCTCGGCGTTGAATTTCACCGTCGTCATTCCAGGGGTCAAGGTCAAGCGACGCATCCGGGCTTTCCCTGCCGCTTCGCCTTCTCCCTCCGAGAGAATTCGCGAGAGTTTCCCGGCGTCGGTGATGGCAACGCGGGTCGGAACGTCGACGTCGAACGTGACGTAGAACGTCCCGTTGTCGAACCGCCAGTTCGTGATACTAGTCGTTTCGGAGAGTTCGATCGTTCGGTCTACTTCTGGCGTCGAGGGCGCGGGCGTCTCCGTCGTGTTTTCGTTCGATTGCGCGGCGACGGTGCCGGCGAGTGCGGGCGTTGCGACTGCGGTCATGATGAGTATGAGTGTGAATATGATTCGGCGCATGGTCGTGGTCCGAAAGGGGAGGTTGGTTAGTTGGCTGTGCTAGCCCTTGATGACGGCAAGGAGCAGAACGACGATCGCACCCGCGATAATCGCCTTATCTTCGGTGCCGACCCCACCGCCGAGGTCAAGGCTGCCACTGCTTGATTTGGCTTCTTCGTACTCGTCGCGGACGGTTTGGAGTCGGTCTAACTCCTCTTGAAGATTCGAGGCGTTCGTTTCCTCGTAGACGTATTCCTGTGGTACTGTGGTGGTCACCGATTCGCCTGTGTCGGTGTTCGTCGCACTCGTGAGAGTGAATTCAGTACCCTCCTGTCCAACGTCGATGATGCCGGACGAGTTGTTATTCTGGTAGGCAAAATACAGCGTTCCGTTGTAGTCAGTGACGTTGTATGTCGTGTTAGTATCCCACCCGGCGGATGCGTCACTGCCGGTATAGAACAGCGTACCCTCATAGGTCGACGTGTTCGTTCCGTTCGTGATTTCGATGGTGTGGGAAACGTTCAGGTCCCCAGATGCACCCATCGCGGCAAGTTGCATTGCCGCGTATGAGTAGTATCCAGTGGAATTGTACTCGGTGGATGCTTGGCTCGCAATGAGCGTCGGGTCCAGTTGTGCTACTTCGGTCGAGTTGAATTCACTACCGTTGTACTGGGAATAGAACGACGTTGCATATACGTCGATGTTCGACTTTACCTGAGTCGATTGATTCCCGAGGTCCGTGTAGGTCTGTTCGTATGGGTCAGACTCAAACACTGCCTGATAAGAACCAGTTGGCGGCTTCGTTTCGACCCAGAAGTCCGTTTCTGCGGGGTCTGTATCGAATTGTAGAGTGTAGCCGGACGTGTCTTTCAGATAGATGGACGTGGCGTAAATCACCGTCCCATTTTCCAGCAAGACGCTACTAACTGTCGGGTCGCCTTGTTGTTCATCGAGGCGGTATAGGTCGCTTGGGACCGTTGCCGAGCCACTGTCGTAGACGTGGCGCATCTCCACGCTCGTCTGGTTCCCGAGGTAGAATATTTGCGCAGCACGTTGGTTGTAGTCTTGAACGAGGTTGTACTGAATGTTCGAATAGTACTCTTCGACGGTCGCGTTCGCCGCGGCGGTCGCGTTCGCTTCGGTGGACCCGTTTTGTAGTTCGTTGATGAGGGTGAGCTTCGCCTTCATGAAGGCCACCGAACGGGTGTCTTGCATGAAGTTGTTAGTCGTCGTCAAGTACGAATTCTGACCCTCGTGGATACCCACAGCGGTTGCGTGGGCATCGGTTGCGGAGACGTTGGCGTAGTCTATTTCTTGCCCAGTGAGCCAACGGCAGCCGGTGTCGGTGCCGACTAGCGTGTTCCACGCCGCGCCTAAGAGTGAGTCTGTTAGGTCGCAGTCTTCGGACCACTCGGCAGAAGCGTCACCGACAGGTGAGGCACCCGGAAGGGCACCACTCATTGCGGCGGTCGTGACGAGCACCCCAACGAGTGCGAGGGTGCCGGTCTGTCTCGCCTTGACCTTGACCCCCAGTCGTTCTCAAGAAGATACTCCAGAATTCTATCGTCCCAAATCGTCATCCAGTCACCTGATTTCCTGACCATGAAATCTACGCAGATGCAGTGCCCTCTCCACCGTTCTCTCCGTCCAATTCCTCTGCGTTGAGTTCTCCCTCTAAGTATTCCTCGCCGATTGGAGTGATGACGTAGACACCATTTCCGAGATGTTGCAACATTCCTTTGTCTTTCAGACGTCGTAGTCGACGCGAAATCTGAGACCGAGAGACCTGAAAATAGCCAGATTTGTCCAACTCACCGGGACTGGCAGAGCCATTCTCGTCAATATATTCAAGAATCCGGTCGTCCCAGATGGTCATCCACGATGCGGATTTCCTCATTCTCTGTGAATATTTGCGTAGGTCACTACTATTGCTACTGTATGTGGTATTAGTGCAGACATATGTATTCAATGCACCGACCACAACATTTATGCAAAAATAACGAATATGAACGAGTACGGAACCACGTGAGATACCGTCGGCTCGAGATGATATTTGTAGGCCCTGAGTGCGGTGAGACCAGCACCGCACCCGGGAAGGTTCCGTCATATAACCATGACGGATGCCACCAAAGCGGGTGTTAACACCCGCATAGTCACCAATGCGGCACAGTTTGATAAGGGCGATGGGTACCCATGTGCGATCTGCCGTGTTCGCGCTGCAATCGGTATCGACGCTAAAACTCGTCTGAGCGTCTGCCGGAAGTGCGCCGGCCGGGAGGTCGAATAAGCATGGACCGACCTTCAGAACTCAAACCCCGCGAGGCAGTTCGCCGGTACCTTGACCGCCGTGGGACGGAACTCTCGTCATCGTCCATCAAGACCTACAAGTACCGCCTGAAGCTCTGGGTCGAGTGGTGCGAGGACCGGAATATCGAGCGCGTCTCTGACCTGAACGGGTGGACGTTCGAGCAGTTCGAGGCGTTCCGCGCCGGTCAGGACATCGCTTCACCAACGCTCCACAGCGAGATGGAGACACTGCTCGGGTTCGTCGAGTATCTCGAACGCATCGAGGCTGTTGACGACGGTCTCTCGAAGAAGGTCCACGTGCCGAGCGTGCCGATGTCGGAACGGTCGCGGGATACGATGTTGGTTCCTGAGGACGCGCTTCGATTGCTTCGGTTCTATCGGTCTCACAGTAGCGTCCGTGGAACTCGGTTCCACGCTGTTCTTGAGCTGGCGTGGCACACTGGAGCACGTCTTGGTGCTCTTCGTGGTCTCGATCTTCGTGACTACTATCCCGACGAGCAGTATGTCGAGTTCGTCCACCGGCCGGAGTCCGAGACGCCATTGAAGAATCAGATGAACGGTGAGCGCACGGTCTCGCTCTTGCCGGAGGTCGTCGAATCGCTGAACACCTACATCAAGAAGTTCCGACCGGATGGTCACGACGACTTCGGTCGCTCACCGTTGTTCGTCACACACCACGGGACTCGTATCTCGAAGAACGGCTTTCGGGGGTGGATGTATCAGGCGACGCAACCGTGCGTTGCTGGTCCGTGTCCGCACGAATACGAGAAAAATTCCTGCGAATTTGCGGGGTCATACACTCAGGGAAGCAAGTGTCCGTCTTCTCGAGCACCACACCACGTTCGGACGGGGTCAATTACGTGGCACAGAGACCGCGGGTTCCCTCCTGAGGTGACGGCAGAACGCGTGAATGCGTCTCAGGACGTTATTGAACAGCATTACGACAAAGCGTCCCAGCGCGAGCGGATGGAACTTCGTCGCCGTCCTCACCTGGACAAACTTCGGATTGAGTGAGCCATGAGTAGGTACATCTCGGTTCAACCGATAGAGGTAGTGGAGAGTCGGCTACTGATGGGTAATTGCACGCCTGATGGTCGCAATTACGGTCATCCTCGCAGCCGTTATCGGGACGTTCGTCCTCGGTCTCGGTGACCAAGTTGGCAACACGGCTCCACAGGCGAGTTTCGCCTTCGACTACACGAATAACTCGGCAGATGAAAGTAACTCGATTGATGGTGACGTCCTCAAAATCACTCACGAGAGTGGTGACCAGATTCCGAGTGGTCAGCTTTCGGTCTCAATCAGCAGTGCGAAAACCGGCGCTGGTGGTTCAGTAACTGTTACAGACAGCCAGCCAGTTATTCCTGACCCCATGAGTGCCGGCAAGACAATCACAATCGATGACACCACGTTCGACGAAACTGGTGACGGATCTTCAGAACAGAACCCCGCTAATGACATCAGCCTCGCCGGCGCAACCGTCCGCATCGTCTGGTCCGACGAATCCGGGTCCACCTCGGCGACGCTCCAGAAGTGGTCTGGACCGGAAGCGTAAAATCCGCTAAAACCCGATTTCTTTAGACACTGATACCTGCGACGAGCCTCGGCCTTAGACCGGACGTCCGTCTTCGGACGTGCCGACGAGCCACGTCCCGTAGGTGAGCGCCGCCGCGCCGAGAACGAGAGCGTACGACGTTACTTGTGCGGCGTTCGGAAGCAGCGCGGGGAGCATTGCGAGCGTGCCGACGACCATCAGCGCCATTCCAATAAGCGCGTTGCGCGAACTGAACAGTCCCATATGATTGCGTATCCGGAACAAGAGGATATGGAACTTGCGCTTTTCGTCGCTACGGCGACTCGTACTTCTTCTCGCCCGCGGGGACGACGACGCTCAGCCAGTTCTCTTCGGGTGCAGTGGGCAGTCGAACGTGTCGGTGAACGCGCAGAACGGGTTGTACGCGATGTTGAAGTCCACGACGATGTCGTCGAGCTCCGAAAGCGGGACGTCCGGCGTGAGTTCCATGTACCGACCGCCGTCGTACGTCTGCTGGCCGGTGGTCTTGTCGCGGAAGGGGACGAACAGCGTCGGCGAGTCGTCGTGTTCCTGCTGGTACGCACCGAGTTCGAGGTCGGTGTCGCGCAGTTCGAAGTGGAACGTCGCGACGCGAAGATACCGGACTTCGCGCCCCGCAGTGGTGTCCATCACGACGGGCTCCGGGTCGGCGTGCGTCTCGACAGT includes:
- a CDS encoding helix-turn-helix transcriptional regulator encodes the protein MSHVASAPHETRGNLLYTEYEDSPYWAVRQLYNHIDGGAKGIEVEIPRYDAPGTEVWTVSLGFHESGLSPSKRDTVNSLLEYDINAYGEGQRKLPIIIQPRLGWDDENRPNSVPANLGRSTNVKLNNTVNVELDEIPHLIREILRAVCERVGFDWSRRYFTETPHEYSTITQHERYIRILRDMAKKLVHSDGVFMKLFMLVADLEGSHVVYDSNNEKVVGYNHQLRFDRKAIEEISKNSRHRPRGMQLKHYHPEHVRKKSGDDPLYHPKLGALYKKNLNQDQSVRWTDRHDLVDDLEEKMMNVLEWAGIPTNPGSWFVEDDHFVPGESDRRIAFWDDPTPEIEASQESVIIRTLQELEDSDRDVLEYVAMADGGTVDGAAEETGWSEATVYRVLQRLSGLLDCDNRVVSWVSSKMSQQVREIVSVTEDVVESNARLIENVLSVDPRDLERSGRALQNWLNRYGAEVVQGMDDRSKRVKIRVRSILTESKNSTAKGEYLPDVIDAGYSAWCDAGLDAGRFYNAIIEFDQAYGPKQSAIASQHLR
- a CDS encoding DUF7563 family protein, with the protein product MLLSLEAQPRECEYCGSHVTHNFCRVYGDSEDRVHRCRECDTAVRIQRGSAAGRDVPTPDPQESPGRHGGQPERWSK
- a CDS encoding tyrosine-type recombinase/integrase produces the protein MDRPSELKPREAVRRYLDRRGTELSSSSIKTYKYRLKLWVEWCEDRNIERVSDLNGWTFEQFEAFRAGQDIASPTLHSEMETLLGFVEYLERIEAVDDGLSKKVHVPSVPMSERSRDTMLVPEDALRLLRFYRSHSSVRGTRFHAVLELAWHTGARLGALRGLDLRDYYPDEQYVEFVHRPESETPLKNQMNGERTVSLLPEVVESLNTYIKKFRPDGHDDFGRSPLFVTHHGTRISKNGFRGWMYQATQPCVAGPCPHEYEKNSCEFAGSYTQGSKCPSSRAPHHVRTGSITWHRDRGFPPEVTAERVNASQDVIEQHYDKASQRERMELRRRPHLDKLRIE
- a CDS encoding PhiH1 repressor; translated protein: MRKSASWMTIWDDRILEYIDENGSASPGELDKSGYFQVSRSQISRRLRRLKDKGMLQHLGNGVYVITPIGEEYLEGELNAEELDGENGGEGTASA
- a CDS encoding type IV pilin, which produces MVAITVILAAVIGTFVLGLGDQVGNTAPQASFAFDYTNNSADESNSIDGDVLKITHESGDQIPSGQLSVSISSAKTGAGGSVTVTDSQPVIPDPMSAGKTITIDDTTFDETGDGSSEQNPANDISLAGATVRIVWSDESGSTSATLQKWSGPEA